From Populus trichocarpa isolate Nisqually-1 chromosome 19, P.trichocarpa_v4.1, whole genome shotgun sequence, a single genomic window includes:
- the LOC7498135 gene encoding RNA-directed DNA methylation 4 isoform X4, giving the protein MATIGETSMNSPQSKPVVVRVKRKAHQSRLDAFWLEINEKPTKKAMLDLEKLSISNNTVDVQVEELKAKKVLVKHVETVTSMDATMEIVQSFASNSAHVVEEQKRTIKKYSKQEQILSRSRRNQEVLASDARFEQIWRSRRGDKGASEDKALHDMCSFYDVVRVEESFNEVQELEVASLEDQKILSSYLPLLREFLPSAVAEVESDIHAYLSNQDDYVYDYYTVKDDMDIDDIETASPFPLVKVEEEDFYDGPDDESEYDTDDSNAEDHPRNDYPDEASLDDHESESEASLDESEREEEEEEEESDAPSIKHSESDDADNFDDHGSYFDYPECEYGSDDED; this is encoded by the exons ATGGCGACAATCGGCGAAACCTCTATGAATTCTCCTCAGTCGAAGCCCGTCGTTGTTAGGGTTAAACGCAAGGCTCACCAGTCTCGCCTCGACGCCTTCT GGCTTGAAATCAATGAGAAACCAACGAAGAAGGCGATGTTGGACTTGGAGAAGTTGTCAATTAGTAATAACACTGTTGATGTTCAAG TGGAGGAATTGAAGGCTAAGAAGGTTTTGGTGAAGCATGTTGAGACAGTTACTAGCATGGACGCTACAATGGAGATAGTACAATCATTTGCG TCTAATTCTGCTCATGTAGTTGAAGAACAAAAACGAACCATTAAAAAGTACAGT AAACAAGAGCAGATTTTGTCAAGATCCAGACGAAATCAAGAG GTATTGGCGTCGGATGCTCGTTTTGAGCAAATTTGGAGAAGCCGAAGGGGAGACAAAGGGGCATCAGAAGATAAAGCACTGCATGATATGTGTAGTTTTTATGATGTTGTTCGTGTTGAGGAAAGTTTCAATGAGGTGCAAGAGCTTGA AGTTGCATCTTTGGAGGATCAGAAGATTCTATCCAGCTATCTTCCTCTACTAAGAGAGTTTCTTCCAAGTGCTGTTGCAGAAGTCGAATCTGATATCCATGCTTACTTGTCCAATCAAG ATGATTATGTGTATGACTATTACACTGTGAAGGACGACATGGACATAGATGATATAGAGACTGCTAGCCCGTTTCCTCT GGTAAAAGTTGAGGAAGAGGATTTCTATGATGGCCCAGATGACGAGTCAGAATATGACACTGATGATTCAAATG CTGAAGATCATCCACGAAATGATTATCCTGATGAAGCATCTTTAGATGACCATGAATCAGAAAGTGAAGCATCTCTTGATGAATCTGAaagagaggaggaagaggaagaggaggaaagtGATGCTCCCAGCATTAAGCATTCAGAATCTGATGATGCTGACAATTTTGATGATCACGGAAGTTACTTTGATTATCCTGAATGTGAATATGGCAGTGATGATGAAGATTGA
- the LOC7498135 gene encoding RNA-directed DNA methylation 4 isoform X3: MATIGETSMNSPQSKPVVVRVKRKAHQSRLDAFWLEINEKPTKKAMLDLEKLSISNNTVDVQVEELKAKKVLVKHVETVTSMDATMEIVQSFASNSAHVVEEQKRTIKKYSKQEQILSRSRRNQEVLASDARFEQIWRSRRGDKGASEDKALHDMCSFYDVVRVEESFNEVQELEVASLEDQKILSSYLPLLREFLPSAVAEVESDIHAYLSNQDVDDYVYDYYTVKDDMDIDDIETASPFPLVKVEEEDFYDGPDDESEYDTDDSNAEDHPRNDYPDEASLDDHESESEASLDESEREEEEEEEESDAPSIKHSESDDADNFDDHGSYFDYPECEYGSDDED, translated from the exons ATGGCGACAATCGGCGAAACCTCTATGAATTCTCCTCAGTCGAAGCCCGTCGTTGTTAGGGTTAAACGCAAGGCTCACCAGTCTCGCCTCGACGCCTTCT GGCTTGAAATCAATGAGAAACCAACGAAGAAGGCGATGTTGGACTTGGAGAAGTTGTCAATTAGTAATAACACTGTTGATGTTCAAG TGGAGGAATTGAAGGCTAAGAAGGTTTTGGTGAAGCATGTTGAGACAGTTACTAGCATGGACGCTACAATGGAGATAGTACAATCATTTGCG TCTAATTCTGCTCATGTAGTTGAAGAACAAAAACGAACCATTAAAAAGTACAGT AAACAAGAGCAGATTTTGTCAAGATCCAGACGAAATCAAGAG GTATTGGCGTCGGATGCTCGTTTTGAGCAAATTTGGAGAAGCCGAAGGGGAGACAAAGGGGCATCAGAAGATAAAGCACTGCATGATATGTGTAGTTTTTATGATGTTGTTCGTGTTGAGGAAAGTTTCAATGAGGTGCAAGAGCTTGA AGTTGCATCTTTGGAGGATCAGAAGATTCTATCCAGCTATCTTCCTCTACTAAGAGAGTTTCTTCCAAGTGCTGTTGCAGAAGTCGAATCTGATATCCATGCTTACTTGTCCAATCAAG ATGTAGATGATTATGTGTATGACTATTACACTGTGAAGGACGACATGGACATAGATGATATAGAGACTGCTAGCCCGTTTCCTCT GGTAAAAGTTGAGGAAGAGGATTTCTATGATGGCCCAGATGACGAGTCAGAATATGACACTGATGATTCAAATG CTGAAGATCATCCACGAAATGATTATCCTGATGAAGCATCTTTAGATGACCATGAATCAGAAAGTGAAGCATCTCTTGATGAATCTGAaagagaggaggaagaggaagaggaggaaagtGATGCTCCCAGCATTAAGCATTCAGAATCTGATGATGCTGACAATTTTGATGATCACGGAAGTTACTTTGATTATCCTGAATGTGAATATGGCAGTGATGATGAAGATTGA
- the LOC7498135 gene encoding RNA-directed DNA methylation 4 isoform X2: protein MATIGETSMNSPQSKPVVVRVKRKAHQSRLDAFWLEINEKPTKKAMLDLEKLSISNNTVDVQVEELKAKKVLVKHVETVTSMDATMEIVQSFASNSAHVVEEQKRTIKKYSKQEQILSRSRRNQEVLASDARFEQIWRSRRGDKGASEDKALHDMCSFYDVVRVEESFNEVQELEVASLEDQKILSSYLPLLREFLPSAVAEVESDIHAYLSNQGSAFDAIPLDDYVYDYYTVKDDMDIDDIETASPFPLVKVEEEDFYDGPDDESEYDTDDSNAEDHPRNDYPDEASLDDHESESEASLDESEREEEEEEEESDAPSIKHSESDDADNFDDHGSYFDYPECEYGSDDED from the exons ATGGCGACAATCGGCGAAACCTCTATGAATTCTCCTCAGTCGAAGCCCGTCGTTGTTAGGGTTAAACGCAAGGCTCACCAGTCTCGCCTCGACGCCTTCT GGCTTGAAATCAATGAGAAACCAACGAAGAAGGCGATGTTGGACTTGGAGAAGTTGTCAATTAGTAATAACACTGTTGATGTTCAAG TGGAGGAATTGAAGGCTAAGAAGGTTTTGGTGAAGCATGTTGAGACAGTTACTAGCATGGACGCTACAATGGAGATAGTACAATCATTTGCG TCTAATTCTGCTCATGTAGTTGAAGAACAAAAACGAACCATTAAAAAGTACAGT AAACAAGAGCAGATTTTGTCAAGATCCAGACGAAATCAAGAG GTATTGGCGTCGGATGCTCGTTTTGAGCAAATTTGGAGAAGCCGAAGGGGAGACAAAGGGGCATCAGAAGATAAAGCACTGCATGATATGTGTAGTTTTTATGATGTTGTTCGTGTTGAGGAAAGTTTCAATGAGGTGCAAGAGCTTGA AGTTGCATCTTTGGAGGATCAGAAGATTCTATCCAGCTATCTTCCTCTACTAAGAGAGTTTCTTCCAAGTGCTGTTGCAGAAGTCGAATCTGATATCCATGCTTACTTGTCCAATCAAGGTTCTGCTTTCGATGCAATCCCATTAG ATGATTATGTGTATGACTATTACACTGTGAAGGACGACATGGACATAGATGATATAGAGACTGCTAGCCCGTTTCCTCT GGTAAAAGTTGAGGAAGAGGATTTCTATGATGGCCCAGATGACGAGTCAGAATATGACACTGATGATTCAAATG CTGAAGATCATCCACGAAATGATTATCCTGATGAAGCATCTTTAGATGACCATGAATCAGAAAGTGAAGCATCTCTTGATGAATCTGAaagagaggaggaagaggaagaggaggaaagtGATGCTCCCAGCATTAAGCATTCAGAATCTGATGATGCTGACAATTTTGATGATCACGGAAGTTACTTTGATTATCCTGAATGTGAATATGGCAGTGATGATGAAGATTGA
- the LOC7498135 gene encoding RNA-directed DNA methylation 4 isoform X1, with protein MATIGETSMNSPQSKPVVVRVKRKAHQSRLDAFWLEINEKPTKKAMLDLEKLSISNNTVDVQVEELKAKKVLVKHVETVTSMDATMEIVQSFASNSAHVVEEQKRTIKKYSKQEQILSRSRRNQEVLASDARFEQIWRSRRGDKGASEDKALHDMCSFYDVVRVEESFNEVQELEVASLEDQKILSSYLPLLREFLPSAVAEVESDIHAYLSNQGSAFDAIPLDVDDYVYDYYTVKDDMDIDDIETASPFPLVKVEEEDFYDGPDDESEYDTDDSNAEDHPRNDYPDEASLDDHESESEASLDESEREEEEEEEESDAPSIKHSESDDADNFDDHGSYFDYPECEYGSDDED; from the exons ATGGCGACAATCGGCGAAACCTCTATGAATTCTCCTCAGTCGAAGCCCGTCGTTGTTAGGGTTAAACGCAAGGCTCACCAGTCTCGCCTCGACGCCTTCT GGCTTGAAATCAATGAGAAACCAACGAAGAAGGCGATGTTGGACTTGGAGAAGTTGTCAATTAGTAATAACACTGTTGATGTTCAAG TGGAGGAATTGAAGGCTAAGAAGGTTTTGGTGAAGCATGTTGAGACAGTTACTAGCATGGACGCTACAATGGAGATAGTACAATCATTTGCG TCTAATTCTGCTCATGTAGTTGAAGAACAAAAACGAACCATTAAAAAGTACAGT AAACAAGAGCAGATTTTGTCAAGATCCAGACGAAATCAAGAG GTATTGGCGTCGGATGCTCGTTTTGAGCAAATTTGGAGAAGCCGAAGGGGAGACAAAGGGGCATCAGAAGATAAAGCACTGCATGATATGTGTAGTTTTTATGATGTTGTTCGTGTTGAGGAAAGTTTCAATGAGGTGCAAGAGCTTGA AGTTGCATCTTTGGAGGATCAGAAGATTCTATCCAGCTATCTTCCTCTACTAAGAGAGTTTCTTCCAAGTGCTGTTGCAGAAGTCGAATCTGATATCCATGCTTACTTGTCCAATCAAGGTTCTGCTTTCGATGCAATCCCATTAG ATGTAGATGATTATGTGTATGACTATTACACTGTGAAGGACGACATGGACATAGATGATATAGAGACTGCTAGCCCGTTTCCTCT GGTAAAAGTTGAGGAAGAGGATTTCTATGATGGCCCAGATGACGAGTCAGAATATGACACTGATGATTCAAATG CTGAAGATCATCCACGAAATGATTATCCTGATGAAGCATCTTTAGATGACCATGAATCAGAAAGTGAAGCATCTCTTGATGAATCTGAaagagaggaggaagaggaagaggaggaaagtGATGCTCCCAGCATTAAGCATTCAGAATCTGATGATGCTGACAATTTTGATGATCACGGAAGTTACTTTGATTATCCTGAATGTGAATATGGCAGTGATGATGAAGATTGA
- the LOC7498134 gene encoding protein NUCLEAR FUSION DEFECTIVE 4, translating into MYLQDSHSYKLMTNFEPFLINLKPIAMSSNALQWLTLVVIIWLQSVNGTNTTFPAYSPQLKELLSMSQTELNNLSFASDAGKLFGFLSGMAALYLPLWLVLLIGSTLGFVGYGLQYLFITHQISSLSYVHIFLLTVLAGNSICWINTVCYVVIIQNFPSDRQVSVGLTTSYQGLSAKIYTVLVDALFFSPDKRARGYLLLNSISPLVVCVLAAPFVRDVNVGTSENMKAGFIVMFLITIATGICAVISSLGSLPSRIPPLGNVIGISVFLLAPLAIPIAEKIREVLLNGEITNVYIEKNVGDDRVERIESGIEEGDDHRRENEVGVKEEIGVMLMLKRVDFWLYFFVYFSGATLGLVYSNNLGQIAESRGFSGTSSLVSLSSSFGFFGRLMPSLLDYFLSRSRYNLISRPAACIAALMAPMAGAFFLLLNSTNISLYISTAIIGVCTGAITSISVSTTTELFGTRNFSVNHNVVVANIPIGSFIFGYSAALIYHREGDGYGKCMGMQCYGNTFIIWGSVCLFGTFLALVLYARLRKFYSHR; encoded by the exons ATGTATTTACAAGATTCACACTCCTATAAATTAATGACCAATTTCGAACCATTTCTAATTAACCTTAAACCTATAGCGATGTCTTCAAACGCCCTCCAATGGCTAACCCTAGTGGTTATCATATGGCTTCAGTCTGTCAATGGAACAAACACAACCTTTCCAGCTTACTCCCCACAGCTCAAAGAACTCCTCTCTATGTCTCAAACTGAGCTAAACAACCTTTCGTTTGCCTCGGATGCTGGGAAACTATTTGGTTTCTTGTCTGGCATGGCTGCTCTATACCTTCCACTATGGCTAGTTCTCTTGATTGGTTCGACTCTTGGTTTCGTTGGTTATGGTTTGCAATATCTCTTCATAACACACcaaatttcttctctttcttatgTCCATATTTTCCTGCTCACTGTTTTGGCAGGAAATAGTATTTGTTGGATCAACACCGTTTGTTATGTTGTTATCATCCAAAACTTCCCTTCTGATCGCCAAGTTTCTGTAGGATTAACCACTAGCTATCAAGGATTAAGTGCTAAAATCTACACAGTACTTGTTGATGCCTTGTTCTTTTCTCCTGATAAAAGAGCAAGAGGCTATCTCCTTCTCAACTCCATATCACCTTTAGTAGTTTGTGTGCTGGCTGCACCGTTTGTTAGGGATGTTAATGTTGGAACAAGCGAGAACATGAAAGCTGGGTTCATAGTCATGTTTTTGATAACTATAGCCACAGGAATCTGTGCTGTTATCAGCAGTTTGGGATCCTTACCAAGTAGGATACCTCCATTAGGCAATGTAATTGGTATCTCAGTGTTCCTGTTAGCCCCACTTGCAATTCCCATTGCAGAGAAAATCAGAGAAGTGTTGTTAAATGGAGAGATCACGAATGTTTATATAGAGAAGAACGTTGGTGATGATCGTGTTGAGAGGATAGAGAGTGGGATTGAAGAGGGCGATGATCATAGAAGGGAAAATGAGGTGGGTGTGAAAGAGGAAATTGGGGtgatgttgatgttaaaaagaGTTGATTTTTGGTTGTATTTCTTTGTGTATTTCTCTGGTGCAACACTTGGTCTAGTTTATTCGAACAACTTGGGACAAATAGCTGAGTCTCGTGGGTTCTCAGGGACGTCTTCACTGGTTTCTTTATCTTCCTCGTTTGGGTTCTTTGGCCGTCTCATGCCATCTTTATTGGACTACTTTTTGTCAAG GAGTAGGTATAATTTGATATCAAGACCTGCAGCTTGTATAGCAGCATTAATGGCCCCAATGGCAGGAGCTTTCTTCTTGCTTCTCAACTCAACAAACATCTCCCTCTACATCAGCACTGCTATTATAGGTGTTTGTACCGGGGCAATCACTTCCATTTCTGTCTCAACAACAACTGAGCTTTTCGGCACTAGGAATTTCAGTGTCAACCATAATGTTGTGGTTGCCAATATCCCAATAGGGTCCTTCATTTTTGGCTACTCCGCAGCACTTATTTATCACAGGGAAGGTGATGGATATGGCAAGTGCATGGGGATGCAATGCTACGGGAACACTTTTATCATCTGGGGTTCAGTTTGTCTGTTTGGCACCTTCCTAGCTTTAGTCCTGTATGCTCGCTTGCGAAAGTTCTACTCGCATAGATAg
- the LOC7458829 gene encoding uncharacterized protein LOC7458829, producing MFSREQEREAMFKKLQLLRSITNSHAHDKASVILDASKYIKDLKQRVERLNQDIATAASFTGENFPTIRVEEQEDDFLIKVFTTRNCQGLLVFILEAFEELSLEVLQARVSTSDSFILEAIATRENKEAGDHIDAQVVEQVVLQGIQKWIEVSEQE from the exons ATGTTTTCTAGGGAGCAAGAAAGAGAAGCCATGTTTAAGAAGCTTCAACTTCTTCGTTCCATCACCAACTCTCATGCG CACGACAAAGCCTCTGTCATATTAGATGCATCAAAGTACATAAAAGACTTGAAGCAAAGGGTAGAAAGATTGAATCAAGACATTGCTACAGCTGCAAGCTTTACTGGCGAGAATTTTCCTACG ATTAGAGTAGAAGAACAAGAGGATGATTTTCTGATTAAGGTATTCACCACAAGGAATTGCCAGGGATTACTTGTATTCATACTGGAAGCTTTTGAAGAGCTCAGCCTTGAGGTTCTCCAAGCTAGGGTTTCTACTTCAGACAGTTTCATTTTAGAAGCTATTGCTACAAGA GAGAATAAAGAAGCTGGTGACCATATCGATGCTCAAGTGGTTGAACAAGTAGTATTGCAAGGGATACAAAAATGGATTGAAGTTAGTGAGCAAGAATGA